A genomic window from Osmia bicornis bicornis chromosome 6, iOsmBic2.1, whole genome shotgun sequence includes:
- the LOC114874690 gene encoding calcium load-activated calcium channel produces the protein MWADTILIVFISICTALLGEGLTWLMVYRTEKYQKLKSEVEKQSKKLEKRKEAHGDSLDKQQKKKIEREEERLKNNNRDLSLVKMKSMFAIGFAFTALLSMFNSIFDGRVVARLPFVPISWIQGLSHRNLPGDDYTECSFIFLYILCTMSIRQNIQKLLGFAPSRTASKQSGSIFGPPPQQFK, from the exons ATGTGGGCAGATActattttaattgtatttataAGTATCTGTACAGCTTTATTAGGAGAAG GTTTAACATGGCTAATGGTTTATAGAACAGAAAAATATCAGAAGTTAAAATCTGAAGTAGAAAAACAAAGTAAAAAAT tggaaaagaggaaagaagcgCACGGGGATTCATTAGACAAAcagcaaaagaaaaagattgaaagagaggaagaaagattaaaaaataataatagagaCTTATCTCttgtaaaaatgaaatcaatgtTTGCAATTGGGTTTGCATTTACTGCTCTTTTAAGCATGTTTAATAGCATATTTGATGGAAGAGTTGTGGCAAGGTTGCCTTTTGTTCCAATTAGTTGGATACAAGGTTTATCTCATAGGAACCTTCCAGGTGATGATTATACAGAgtgttcatttatttttctttatatacTGTGTACCATGAGCATTAGACAG AATATTCAAAAACTACTTGGATTTGCTCCATCTAGAACAGCAAGTAAACAGAGTGGAAGTATTTTTGGCCCTCCACCacaacaatttaaatga
- the LOC114874687 gene encoding DNA (cytosine-5)-methyltransferase PliMCI-like — protein MISATVRNTETYETEKQTKVEDIQVQQISVNNCIEEENKNTVIENMILQETGNDRRKLRNGKYVNVEMSNLSKINGDITKNRSPQQKTQPKRFNKRRSNVTEELETNVPMLIDDENLTPNIESNINLNEQEDSGDEPESNMLKKTKTDNNNVHIKRPIISHQKPINVQQKCEYCCQKLTSTDLKIYPGHPNGAIEEMIALTDPKLSLFTGEETMVYEGDERPQNKITHFCVYDKNGHLCSFDTGLIEKNVVLYFSGYMKPIYEENPSPEGGMPTKDIGPINEWWVSGFDGGELALIGFSTAFAEYILMEPAEAYAPFMDSVREKIYMSKIVIEFLLDEVNPTYEDLLHRLQTIVPPKGLTRFTEDSLLRYAQFICDQVISFDTSARPEDSLLITSPCMRALITLAGVTLKKRIALRGTHSKDQKKKITWTKATTTKLVNNMFETFFSDQIATNGDKEISGPKRQRCGICEICQQPDCGVCTACKDMIKFGGSGRSKQACNMRRCPNMAIQEANDSDPEDDDLNDMLIENVKITQKMILKEFKHVEKEITWVGEAIIDDGRRTFYNSVIVVDEEIKANDYVLIESNDPTVPLQIAKVIYMWEDKNGAKLCHANWFRRGSDTVLGETSDPLELFLLDECDNVPFASIKSKATVIYKASPNNWSELGNADILPEDEIQNKDGKTFFYQKKYTPETARFEDPSSDPICPRKEISHRFCPACVRFTTLQCYYTPKVFDRGEEKSSKEVIYNMVKYKGEEFTVGSSVFLMPGAIKYKYTSISHISTKPKKGQVDEDMYPEYYRKSSDHVKGSNYDTPEPFHIGYINAIYAKTNSKLVAASDIWIKINKMYRPENTHKGLSLMQQVDLNMLYWSDEVCDVKFSDVAGKCYLMYSENLDQSVEEWTSTGPNRFYFSQAYNASEKTFVDPPNHAMNIGKLGKGKGKGKAKYKNKKLETNDNKKVINKPIDYCTVPKKLRTLDVFAGCGGLSEGLRQAGIVDNQWAIEKDEPAACAYRLNNPNTTVFCEDCNVLLLKVMNGELCDNNGQRLPQKGEVELLCGGPPCQGFSGMNRFNSRQYSLFKNSLVVSSLSYCDYYRPKFFIMENVRNFVSFKKSMVLKLTLRCLVRMGYQCTFGILQAGNYGIPQTRRRLIILAAAPGEILPTYPEPTHVFSKRACQLSVIVDNKKYSSNCDWTESAPYRTISVRDAMSDLPNIRNGWNTEEMTYGDEPISHFQRKVRPKEPDAILRDHICKDMAPLVEARIAHIPTASGSDWRDLPNIAVRLSDGTYSKKLEYTYHDKKAGRSSTGAFRGVCSCCTGRTCDPMDRQYNTLIPWCLPHTGKRHNHWAGLYGRLEWDGFFGTTITNPEPMGKQGRVLHPEQTRVVSIRECARSQGFPDSFRFYGNILDKHRQIGNAVPPPLGAALGFEIRKCLRSENIDQSANNLNGFSD, from the exons ATGATATCCGCTACTGTACGAAACACTGAAACTTATGAGACAGAGAAACAAACAAAGGTTGAGGATATCCAAGTACAACAAATATCTGTAAACAACTGTAttgaggaagaaaataaaaatacag TGATTGAAAACATGATACTTCAAGAAACAGGCAATGATAGGAGAAAACTTCGTAATGGAAAGTATGTTAATGTAGAAATGTCTAATTTAAGTAAAATTAATGGTGATATTACTAAAAATCGTTCACCACAACAAAAAACTCAACCAAAAAGATTCAATAAAAGAAGAAGCAATGTAACCGAAGAGTTAGAAACAAATGTTCCTATGTTAATAGACGATGAAAATCTAACACCTAATATTGAATCAAACATTAACTTGAATGAACAAGAAGATTCAGGCGATGAGCCTGAAAGTAATATGCTAAAAAAGACCAAAACAGACAATAATAATGTACATATTAAAAGACCTATAATATCCCATCAGAAACCTATTAATGTACAACAGAAATGTGAATATTGTTGTCAGAAACTAACAAGCACAGATTTGAAAATATACCCAGGCCATCCTAATGGAGCTATAGAAGAAATGATTGCATTAACAGATCCTAAATTATCTTTATTCACAGGAGAGGAAACTATGGTTTATGAAGGTGATGAAAGACCACAAAACAAAATAACTCACTTTTGTGTGTACGATAAAAATGGACACTTATGTTCTTTTGATACTGGCTTAATTGAAAAGAATGTTGTACTTTATTTTTCTGGTTATATGAAACCTATTTACGAGGAGAACCCATCCCCAGAGGGTGGTATGCCCACAAAAGATATAGGTCCAATAAATGAATGGTGGGTGTCAGGGTTTGATGGTGGTGAATTAGCCCTTATAGGATTTAGCACAGCATTCGCAGAATATATATTAATGGAACCAGCCGAAGCGTACGCACCATTTATGGATTCTGTGagagaaaaaatttatatgagCAAAATAGTTATAGAATTTTTGTTGGACGAAGTCAATCCTACTTATGAAGATTTATTACATAGATTACAAACTATAGTTCCACCAAAAGGATTAACTAGGTTCACAGAGGATTCTCTGTTACGATACGCGCAATTTATTTGCGATCAAGTAATATCTTTTGACACATCCGCAAGACCAGAAGATTCTCTCTTGATTACTAGTCCATGTATGAGAGCGTTGATAACGCTTGCAGGTGTGacattaaagaaaagaatcgcGTTGCGCGGAACCCACTCGAAAGatcaaaagaagaaaattacttGGACCAAAGCCACAACTACGAAATTAGTTAATAATATGTTTGAAACATTCTTCTCCGATCAAATAGCCACAAATGGTGATAAAGAAATATCGGGACCTAAAAGACAAAGATGCGGGATATGCGAGATTTGCCAACAACCAGATTGTGGAGTTTGTACAGCTTGCAAAGACATGATTAAATTTGGTGGGTCTGGTAGAAGTAAGCAAGCCTGCAATATGAGAAGATGTCCAAATATGGCTATACAAGAAGCTAATGATTCGGATCCAGAAGATGATGATCTCAATGATATGCTAATAGAAAATGTTAAGATTACtcaaaaaatgattttgaaagaATTTAAACACGTCGAGAAAGAAATTACATGGGTGGGAGAAGCAATTATAGATGATGGCAGAAGAACATTCTATAATTCGGTTATTGTCGTtgatgaagaaataaaagcaAATGATTATGTACTGATTGAGTCGAATGATCCCACGGTTCCATTACAAATAGCTAAAGTCATATATATGTGGGAGGATAAAAATGGTGCAAAATTGTGTCATGCAAATTGGTTCAGAAGGGGTAGCGATACTGTACTCGGTGAAACATCAGACCCCTTAGAATTGTTTTTACTCGATGAATGTGACAATGTACCATTCGCTTCAATTAAGTCTAAGGCTACTGTTATTTATAAAGCTAGTCCTAACAACTGGAGTGAATTGG gaaatgcagatatactacCAGAagatgaaatacaaaataaagatggaaaaacatttttttaccAAAAGAAGTATACACCGGAGACTGCTCGTTTTGAAGATCCATCTTCGGATCCTATATGTCCGCGAAAAGAAATCAGTCACCGATTTTGTCCCGCTTGTGTGCGTTTTACAACGTTACAGTGTTACTATACACCAAAGGTTTTTGATCGAGGAGAAGAGAAAAGTAGTAAAGAAGTAATATATAACATGGTAAAATATAAAGGCGAAGAATTTACAGTTGGATCGTCTGTATTTTTAATGCCTGGagctataaaatataaatatacatctATATCTCACATCTCCACGAAACCAAAGAAAGGACAAGTAGACGAAGATATGTATCCTGAATATTACCGAAAATCATCGGATCATGTAAAAGGATCAAATTATGATACACCTGAACCATTCCATATTGGATATATAAACGCGATATATGCAAAAACTAATAGTAAATTAGTTGCAGCTTCTGACATAtggattaaaataaataaaatgtaccGACCAGAAAATACGCACAAAGGACTTTCACTGATGCAACAAGTTGATCTTAATATGCTCTACTGGAGTGACGAgg tTTGCGACGTGAAATTTTCGGATGTAGCAGGAAAATGTTACTTGATGTATTCAGAAAATTTAGATCAGTCCGTAGAAGAATGGACTTCTACTGGTCCAAATCGCTTTTACTTCTCGCAAGCTTATAACGCCTCGGAGAAAACTTTTGTTGACCCACCAAATCATGCTATGAATATTGGGAAATTGgggaaaggaaaaggaaaaggaaaagcaaagtacaaaaataagaaattagaAACTAATGATAATAagaaagtaataaataaaccCATAGATTATTGCACTGTGCCAAAAAAACTGAGGACGCTAGATGTCTTTGCTGGTTGTGGTG gaTTATCCGAAGGATTAAGACAAGCTGGTATTGTAGATAATCAATGGGcgattgaaaaagatgaaccAGCTGCATGTGCATACAGACTTAATAATCCCAATACAACCGTATTTTGTGAAGATTGTAATGTACTTTTGCTAAAAGTTATGAAT GGTGAACTTTGCGATAATAACGGACAACGCTTACCTCAAAAGGGGGAAGTGGAATTGTTATGTGGTGGGCCACCGTGTCAAGGTTTCAGTGGCATGAATCGTTTTAATTCGCGGCAATACTCATTATTTAAGAATTCTTTAGTAGTATCGTCTTTGTCTTATTGTGATTATTACAGACCAAAATTCTTTATTATGGAAAATGTTAGAAATTTTGTATCTTTTAAAAAAAGTATGGTACTTAAATTAACATTAAGGTGCCTTGTGCGAATGGGttaccaatgtacatttggtATTCTGCAAGCTGGGAATTACGGTATTCCGCAAACAAGAAGAAG GTTGATTATATTAGCTGCTGCTCCTGGAGAAATCCTTCCAACATATCCAGAACCAACTCATGTGTTTAGTAAACGAGCATGCCAGTTAAGTGTTATCGTGGATAATAAAAAG tATTCATCGAACTGTGATTGGACAGAATCAGCGCCGTACAGAACAATCAGTGTTCGTGATGCGATGTCTGATTTACCTAATATCCGAAATGGATGGAATACAGAAGAGATGACTTATGGCGATGAACCAATATCTCACTTTCAAAGAAAA GTAAGGCCGAAAGAACCTGATGCTATATTGAGAGATCATATCTGTAAAGATATGGCACCTCTGGTTGAAGCACGAATAGCGCATATTCCAACTGCTAGCGGGTCTGATTGGCGAGATTTACCAAATATTGCAGTACGTTTGAGCGATGGAACATACTCAAAGAAact AGAATATACTTATCATGATAAAAAAGCGGGTAGAAGTTCCACTGGAGCATTTCGTGGTGTATGTAGTTGTTGTACGGGCAGAACATGCGACCCAATGGATCGGCAATATAACACTTTGATTCCTTGGTGTTTACCTCACACTGGTAAACGTCACAATCACTGGGCAGGCTTGTACGGTAGATTGGAGTGGGATGGATTTTTTGGTACTACTATTACTAATCCAGAACCTATGGGTAAACAG GGTCGTGTTTTGCATCCTGAACAAACAAGAGTTGTGAGTATAAGAGAATGCGCCAGATCGCAAGGTTTCCCAGACTCTTTTCGATTTTATGGAAACATTCTTGATAAACATCGGCAAATCGGCAACGCAGTTCCGCCACCATTAGGTGCTGCTTTGGGTTTTGAAATTAGAAAGTGTTTAAGAAGTGAAAATATTGATCAATCAGCCAACAACTTAAATGGTTTTAGTGATTGA